In Halopelagius inordinatus, a single genomic region encodes these proteins:
- a CDS encoding UPF0179 family protein, with translation MTKVTLIGDRLADVGREFVYEGPSELCEGCPYRKQCLNLTEGTRYRVTDVRENAQLLECAVHDTGVRAVEVEPAPVAANVSAKGTYAGSKATLEGPCPHTQCPSHEYCVPDGAEFGTEYRIAEVLGDPPHDTCYLDRDLTLVEFAPKEE, from the coding sequence ATGACGAAGGTCACACTCATCGGGGACCGTCTCGCGGACGTCGGACGGGAGTTCGTCTACGAGGGTCCGTCCGAACTGTGTGAAGGCTGCCCGTACCGCAAGCAGTGTCTGAATCTCACCGAGGGGACCCGCTATCGCGTGACCGACGTCCGCGAGAACGCGCAACTGCTCGAGTGCGCCGTCCACGACACCGGCGTTCGCGCCGTCGAAGTCGAACCCGCCCCGGTGGCGGCGAACGTCTCCGCGAAGGGAACCTACGCCGGGAGCAAAGCCACACTCGAAGGGCCGTGCCCGCACACGCAGTGTCCGAGTCACGAGTACTGCGTGCCCGACGGCGCGGAGTTCGGAACGGAGTACCGCATCGCCGAGGTTCTCGGCGACCCGCCGCACGACACCTGCTATCTGGACCGCGACCTGACGCTGGTCGAGTTCGC
- a CDS encoding DUF5820 family protein produces the protein MNADDAAEGKTEGDAPAGWTLWNDEPEGRRILVYRPDVFKESDFPSECLPTIFVSNGSRGTRPGSTPRDPTWDVTLYLEPQVDAEAETYDSREAAVDAAAELARKFDGGEVDYRSLYQVPREEYFERLDELTGRDTQRYADGSTSDDDE, from the coding sequence ATGAACGCCGACGACGCCGCAGAGGGCAAAACGGAGGGCGACGCGCCCGCGGGGTGGACGTTGTGGAACGACGAACCCGAGGGGCGGCGAATCCTCGTCTACCGGCCCGACGTGTTCAAAGAGAGCGACTTCCCGTCGGAGTGTCTCCCGACCATCTTCGTCTCGAACGGGTCGCGGGGGACCCGTCCGGGGTCCACGCCGCGGGACCCGACGTGGGACGTGACGCTCTACCTCGAACCACAGGTGGACGCGGAGGCGGAGACGTACGACAGTCGCGAGGCGGCGGTGGACGCCGCCGCGGAACTCGCCCGGAAGTTCGACGGCGGCGAGGTGGACTACCGGTCTCTGTATCAGGTGCCGCGCGAGGAGTACTTCGAGAGACTGGACGAACTGACCGGACGCGACACACAACGTTATGCGGACGGCTCGACTAGTGACGACGACGAATGA
- a CDS encoding PrkA family serine protein kinase: protein MNGDIETLADLSKHYKDSVPADLREAKSFDWYLQEVYDDPRIARNAHQRVADMFDHYGTTYDEEAGVVEYLMASEDPIHDGENTFYGREVHESIHEFVNKVKSGARGLGPEKRIKLLLGPVGSGKSHFDWMVRRYFEDYTMTDDGRMYTFRWTNLTDVIRDQDPADTVVQSPMNQDPLVLLPQEQRDVIIERLNETFDAPYTIRNDQALDPASEFYMDTLLAYYDDDLQEVLENHVEIIRLVASENKRQCVETFEPKDKKNQDETELTGDVNYSKLAVYGESDPRAFDYSGAFCNANRGLFSGEELLKLQREFLYDFLHASQEQTIKPSNNPRIDIDQVIVGRTNMPEYREKKGDEKMEAFNDRTKRIDFPYVLEYSQESEIYRKMLRNADVPDMHIEPHTLEMAGLFGVLTRIAEPDGGNITLTQKAKAYNGEIDESDDVDVKKLREEGEAKSDIAEGMEGISARFIGDEIAEAIMDSTHRGRSYLSPLSVFTHFEENLENHGSIPEENLERYHRYLEMVREEYKERAIEDVRHALAYDLDEIQRQGEKYMDHVMAYIDDATVQDELTGREQEPDEKFLRSVEEKLEIPEDRKEDFRQEVSNWVSRRAREGQAFDPQDNDRLRRALERKLWEDKKHNINFSALVSANELDDDERNAWIDALVEQGYSREGAREVLEFAGAEVAKSELEA, encoded by the coding sequence ATGAACGGTGATATCGAAACCCTCGCAGACCTGAGCAAGCACTACAAAGACTCCGTGCCCGCGGACCTCCGCGAGGCAAAGAGCTTCGATTGGTACCTGCAAGAGGTCTACGACGACCCCAGAATCGCTCGCAACGCCCACCAGCGCGTTGCTGACATGTTCGACCACTACGGCACCACCTACGACGAAGAGGCGGGTGTCGTCGAGTACCTGATGGCCTCGGAGGACCCCATACACGACGGGGAGAACACCTTCTACGGCCGCGAAGTCCACGAGTCCATCCACGAGTTCGTGAACAAGGTCAAGTCGGGCGCTCGCGGCCTCGGGCCGGAGAAGCGCATCAAACTCCTCCTCGGCCCCGTCGGGTCGGGTAAATCACACTTCGACTGGATGGTCCGCCGCTACTTCGAGGACTACACGATGACCGACGACGGTCGGATGTACACCTTCCGGTGGACGAACCTGACCGACGTCATCCGCGACCAAGACCCAGCGGACACCGTCGTGCAGTCCCCGATGAACCAAGACCCTCTCGTTCTCCTCCCGCAGGAGCAACGAGACGTGATCATAGAGCGTCTCAACGAGACGTTCGACGCGCCCTACACAATCCGGAACGACCAGGCCCTCGACCCGGCGTCGGAGTTCTACATGGACACCCTGCTCGCGTACTACGACGACGACTTGCAGGAGGTCTTAGAGAACCACGTCGAGATAATCCGCCTCGTCGCCTCCGAGAACAAACGGCAGTGCGTCGAGACGTTCGAGCCGAAAGACAAGAAAAACCAAGACGAGACGGAACTCACCGGCGACGTCAACTACTCGAAACTGGCGGTGTACGGCGAGTCCGACCCGCGAGCGTTCGACTACTCCGGCGCGTTCTGTAACGCCAACAGGGGGCTGTTCTCCGGCGAGGAACTGCTGAAACTACAGCGAGAGTTCCTCTACGACTTCCTGCACGCCTCCCAAGAGCAGACCATCAAGCCGTCGAACAACCCGCGCATCGACATCGACCAGGTCATCGTCGGCCGGACGAACATGCCGGAGTACCGCGAGAAGAAAGGCGACGAGAAGATGGAGGCGTTCAACGACCGGACGAAGCGCATCGACTTCCCGTACGTCCTCGAATACTCCCAAGAGTCCGAGATCTACCGCAAGATGCTCCGGAACGCCGACGTGCCGGACATGCACATCGAACCTCACACGTTGGAGATGGCCGGTCTGTTCGGCGTTCTCACCCGCATCGCGGAACCCGACGGCGGGAACATCACGCTCACGCAGAAGGCGAAAGCCTACAACGGCGAGATAGACGAATCCGACGACGTGGACGTGAAGAAACTCCGCGAGGAGGGCGAAGCGAAGTCCGACATCGCCGAAGGGATGGAAGGTATCTCCGCGCGCTTCATCGGCGACGAGATAGCCGAAGCCATCATGGACTCGACGCACCGCGGCCGGTCGTACCTCTCGCCGCTTTCGGTGTTCACCCACTTCGAGGAGAACTTGGAGAACCACGGCTCGATTCCCGAGGAGAACCTCGAACGCTACCACCGCTATCTGGAGATGGTGCGCGAAGAGTACAAAGAGCGCGCCATCGAGGACGTCCGCCACGCGTTGGCGTACGACCTAGACGAGATTCAGCGGCAGGGCGAGAAGTACATGGACCACGTCATGGCGTACATCGACGACGCGACGGTCCAAGACGAACTCACGGGGCGCGAACAGGAACCCGACGAGAAGTTCCTGCGCTCCGTCGAAGAGAAGTTGGAGATTCCCGAGGACAGAAAGGAGGACTTCCGCCAAGAGGTGTCGAACTGGGTATCGCGGCGCGCCCGCGAGGGACAGGCGTTCGACCCGCAGGACAACGACAGACTCCGCCGCGCACTGGAGCGGAAACTCTGGGAAGACAAGAAACACAACATCAACTTCTCGGCGTTGGTGTCCGCGAACGAACTCGACGACGACGAGCGCAACGCGTGGATAGACGCCCTCGTCGAACAGGGCTACTCACGCGAGGGAGCCCGCGAAGTGCTCGAATTCGCCGGCGCGGAAGTCGCAAAGAGCGAACTCGAGGCCTGA
- a CDS encoding PrkA family serine protein kinase produces the protein MGPKKNYVRRADERLRGTYEEPMSLGEYVDAVFEQPSIASHASKYLVEAIEAKGTRTVIEEGEERQRYRFFDDPANDGEHAILGNTEVLSRFVDDLRTIAAERGKGEKIIWFDGPTATGKSELKRCLVNGLREYSKTKAGRRYTVEWNVAAASSDTRGLSYGGDTDEQREDDWYESPVQSHPLSVFPDEVKRELLADLNDRGGDHIPVSLNESLDPFCREAYDYLEETYRRAGKRELFSEVTDPKHLRVKNYVVDVGRGIGVLHSEDDGTPKERLVGSWMPSMLRELDSRGRKNPQAFSYDGVLSQGNSLLTIVEDATQHADLLQKLLNVPDEGHVKLDKGIGMDIDTQMVIISNPDLDVELDKYSDRNGRDPLKALKRRLDKHEFRYLTNLSLETELIHRELTNEKAVWDVEDEAELQERIRQPVSLDVREGPGSVRRRELAPHTVEAAGMYSVVTRLESEDVPGEYDIVDKALLFDRGYLQEGDTRVEIDQFEFDADDEGTHGIPVTFTRDVIADLLHDDRDRHHPELDVGAVVMPEDVLDAMADGLHDAPVFSRAERAEYEGRVALVKEYILDRQEEDVLSAVLAEKNVDQATVEQYVEHVYAWAADEQVETDRGPADPDPLIMKLFETEHLGRFDESEYAGNEPSSTVEEFRREKVITALNRYAWENRDEGFTVRDVELSEIPVIRAVLESHDWDDVRRLFEDFDPAQWDDPPANTETEAVKEATIDRMVDAGYSPASAELTSRAVMREVRYRWD, from the coding sequence ATGGGACCGAAGAAGAACTACGTCCGTCGGGCGGACGAACGCCTCCGCGGCACCTACGAGGAGCCGATGAGCCTCGGCGAGTACGTCGACGCGGTGTTCGAACAGCCGTCGATAGCCTCGCACGCCTCGAAATACCTCGTGGAGGCCATCGAAGCGAAAGGCACGCGAACCGTCATCGAGGAGGGCGAGGAGCGACAGCGGTATCGCTTCTTCGACGACCCGGCAAACGACGGCGAACACGCGATTCTCGGCAACACCGAGGTTCTCAGCCGGTTCGTCGACGACCTCCGGACCATCGCCGCCGAACGGGGGAAAGGAGAGAAGATAATCTGGTTCGACGGTCCCACCGCGACGGGCAAGTCCGAACTGAAGCGCTGTCTCGTCAACGGCCTCCGCGAGTACTCGAAGACGAAAGCGGGTCGTCGCTACACCGTCGAGTGGAACGTCGCGGCCGCCTCCTCGGACACGCGCGGCCTCTCGTACGGCGGCGACACCGACGAGCAACGCGAGGACGACTGGTACGAGAGCCCGGTCCAGTCGCATCCGCTGTCGGTGTTCCCGGACGAGGTCAAACGCGAACTGCTCGCCGACCTCAACGACAGGGGCGGCGACCACATCCCGGTATCTCTGAACGAGAGCCTCGACCCGTTCTGCCGGGAAGCGTACGACTACCTCGAAGAGACGTACCGCCGGGCGGGCAAGCGCGAACTGTTCAGCGAAGTCACGGACCCGAAACATCTGCGCGTGAAAAACTACGTCGTCGACGTGGGGCGAGGCATCGGCGTCCTCCACTCCGAGGACGACGGGACGCCCAAAGAGCGACTGGTCGGGTCGTGGATGCCGAGCATGCTCCGCGAACTCGACTCCCGCGGGCGGAAGAACCCGCAGGCGTTCAGCTACGACGGCGTCCTCTCGCAGGGCAACAGCCTGTTGACCATCGTCGAGGACGCCACGCAACACGCCGACCTGCTTCAGAAACTGCTGAACGTCCCCGACGAGGGGCACGTGAAACTGGACAAGGGAATCGGGATGGACATCGACACCCAGATGGTCATCATCTCGAACCCGGACTTGGACGTCGAGTTGGACAAATACTCCGACAGAAACGGTCGGGACCCGCTGAAGGCGCTGAAGCGCCGCCTCGACAAACACGAGTTCCGGTACCTGACGAACCTCTCTTTGGAGACGGAACTGATCCACCGCGAACTCACCAACGAGAAGGCGGTTTGGGACGTCGAAGACGAGGCGGAACTGCAAGAGCGCATCCGGCAACCCGTCTCTCTCGACGTTCGCGAGGGGCCCGGTTCGGTGCGACGGCGAGAACTCGCCCCGCACACCGTCGAAGCCGCCGGGATGTACAGCGTCGTCACGCGCCTCGAATCCGAGGACGTGCCCGGCGAGTACGACATCGTGGACAAGGCACTCCTCTTCGACAGAGGCTACCTCCAAGAGGGCGACACGCGCGTCGAAATCGACCAGTTCGAGTTCGACGCCGACGACGAGGGGACGCACGGCATCCCCGTGACGTTCACCCGCGACGTCATCGCCGACCTCCTCCACGACGACAGGGACAGACACCACCCCGAACTCGACGTCGGTGCCGTGGTGATGCCGGAGGACGTCTTGGACGCGATGGCGGACGGCCTCCACGACGCGCCGGTGTTCTCGCGCGCCGAACGCGCCGAGTACGAAGGCCGCGTCGCCCTCGTCAAAGAGTACATCCTCGACAGACAGGAAGAGGACGTGCTCTCTGCGGTACTGGCGGAGAAGAACGTCGATCAAGCGACCGTAGAGCAGTACGTCGAACACGTCTACGCGTGGGCGGCGGACGAACAGGTGGAGACGGACCGCGGCCCCGCGGACCCCGACCCCCTCATCATGAAACTGTTCGAGACGGAGCATCTCGGTCGGTTCGACGAGAGCGAGTACGCCGGTAACGAACCCTCCTCGACGGTCGAGGAGTTCCGCCGCGAGAAGGTCATCACGGCGCTGAACCGTTACGCGTGGGAGAACCGCGACGAGGGGTTCACCGTCCGAGACGTCGAACTCTCGGAGATACCGGTCATCCGCGCGGTGCTCGAATCTCACGACTGGGACGACGTCCGCCGCCTCTTCGAGGACTTCGACCCCGCCCAGTGGGACGACCCGCCGGCGAACACCGAGACGGAAGCGGTGAAGGAAGCGACCATAGACCGGATGGTCGACGCCGGGTACAGTCCGGCCTCGGCCGAACTCACGAGTCGCGCTGTCATGCGCGAGGTGCGTTACAGATGGGACTGA
- a CDS encoding YeaH/YhbH family protein gives MGLREDLERFREVGEERRQDLEQFISYGNLGGSGPENIQIPIKVVDLPEFKYDRLDQGGVGQGNGDTPDVGQPVGPPQPGDGDGDGDEDGDPGEEGAEHEYYEMDPEEFAEQLDEELGLDLEPKGKEVIEEVEGDFTDVTRTGPNSTLDFERLFKEGLKRKLSMDFDEEFVREAMKVAGQTPESVYRWCREKNILVSHAWVEGAWDDIPDEERGAWDSFEEMEENVDRQTTLQRIRREGLKNVPFRQEDERYRHPEIVEKKQKNVVVVNIRDVSGSMRERKRELVERTFMPLDWYLTGKYDNAEFVYIAHDADAWEVEREEFFGIRSGGGTRISSAYRLAKEILDEQYPWSDWNRYVFAAGDSENSSNDTTENVVPLMEEIDANLHAYVETQPGGTAINATHAEEVERSLSDRGNVVVSYVSSPEDVMDAIYEILSTEQQ, from the coding sequence ATGGGACTGAGAGAAGACCTCGAACGGTTCCGCGAAGTCGGCGAGGAACGCCGCCAAGACTTAGAGCAGTTCATCAGTTACGGCAACCTCGGCGGGTCCGGCCCCGAGAACATCCAGATACCGATAAAGGTCGTCGACCTCCCGGAGTTCAAGTACGACCGCCTCGACCAAGGCGGCGTCGGACAGGGGAACGGCGACACGCCCGACGTGGGGCAACCCGTCGGCCCGCCGCAACCCGGCGACGGGGACGGCGACGGCGACGAGGACGGCGACCCCGGCGAGGAGGGCGCAGAGCACGAGTACTACGAGATGGACCCCGAAGAGTTCGCAGAGCAACTCGACGAGGAACTCGGCCTCGACCTCGAACCGAAAGGCAAGGAGGTCATAGAGGAGGTCGAAGGCGACTTCACGGACGTGACGCGCACCGGGCCGAACAGCACGCTCGACTTCGAGCGTCTGTTCAAGGAGGGTCTGAAGCGCAAACTGTCGATGGACTTCGACGAGGAGTTCGTCCGCGAGGCGATGAAAGTCGCGGGCCAGACGCCCGAGTCCGTCTACCGGTGGTGCCGCGAAAAGAACATCCTCGTCTCGCACGCGTGGGTCGAGGGCGCGTGGGACGACATCCCGGACGAGGAACGCGGCGCGTGGGACTCCTTCGAGGAGATGGAAGAGAACGTCGACCGCCAGACGACGCTCCAGCGCATCCGCCGCGAGGGACTCAAGAACGTCCCGTTCCGCCAAGAGGACGAACGCTACCGCCACCCCGAGATAGTCGAGAAGAAACAGAAGAACGTCGTCGTGGTGAACATCCGCGACGTGTCGGGGTCGATGCGCGAACGCAAGCGCGAACTCGTCGAGCGGACGTTCATGCCGTTGGACTGGTATCTCACCGGCAAGTACGACAACGCCGAGTTCGTCTACATCGCCCACGACGCCGACGCGTGGGAGGTCGAACGCGAGGAGTTCTTCGGCATCCGTTCGGGCGGGGGGACGCGCATCTCCAGTGCGTACCGCCTCGCAAAAGAGATACTCGACGAGCAGTACCCCTGGAGCGACTGGAACCGCTACGTCTTCGCCGCGGGCGACTCGGAGAACTCCTCGAACGACACGACGGAGAACGTCGTCCCGTTGATGGAGGAGATAGACGCGAACCTCCACGCCTACGTCGAGACGCAACCCGGCGGCACCGCGATCAACGCGACGCACGCAGAGGAGGTAGAGCGCTCGCTGAGCGACCGGGGTAACGTCGTCGTCTCGTACGTCTCCTCGCCGGAGGACGTGATGGACGCGATATACGAGATACTGAGCACGGAGCAACAATGA
- a CDS encoding SpoVR family protein: MSTKRFRLTARREAESLEEPVEEANELAKKLGLEPYPVNYWVVDHDEMNQLIAYGGFQRRYPHWRWGMTYDRQRKQDQFGMGKAFEIVNNDNPSHAFLQESNSLADQKAVITHVEAHADFFRNNEWFGLFVGDTELDAAAMLERHGEAIQSYMEDPEIDREEVEKFIDAALCLEDTIDQHRTLADALDGRDRVQPEDLRKRLEEMDISADVRKQVFDEEWLDDFAEAEAEAAKLDQPRKDVLAFVREHGMRYDEEEGRAVEMEPWQKDVLDMLRTEAYYFAAQKMTKVMNEGWAAYWESLMMGEEQFAGTDEFITYADHQARVLGSPGLNPYKLGKELWEYVENTTNRAEVADKLLRVKGVTWRNFHEVIDFEEVSERIQPDPAIDAVRAETLDDLAAFDEDDPRIDWETLDAARSGADVDVDRYPWKVLTYEGLAERHFSLVKPQNRGFLRRIRRSELEQLSRYMFDDEQYDTVEAALADVDYAAGWDRMREIRESHNDVTFLDAFLTQEFVTDNNYFTYEFTRSTDQFRVASVDYQDVKKKLLLQFTNFGKPTIAVYDGNFRNRNELLLGHQYNGIMLDAEEAKGVLERLYDIWGRPVNLMTIVKEFDEHEVEVARRRNREPVPTEVGKRIRYDGAAFETYDLDPELEERIQATDIDYDTKPDEWLS; the protein is encoded by the coding sequence ATGAGCACGAAACGTTTCAGACTGACCGCGCGGCGCGAGGCCGAGTCCCTGGAGGAACCCGTCGAGGAGGCGAACGAACTCGCGAAAAAGCTCGGACTCGAACCGTACCCGGTCAACTACTGGGTCGTAGACCACGACGAGATGAACCAACTCATCGCCTACGGCGGGTTCCAGCGACGCTACCCGCACTGGCGGTGGGGCATGACGTACGACCGCCAACGCAAGCAAGACCAGTTCGGCATGGGCAAGGCGTTCGAAATCGTCAACAACGACAACCCGAGTCACGCCTTCCTGCAGGAGTCGAACTCCCTCGCGGACCAGAAGGCGGTCATCACGCACGTCGAGGCTCACGCGGACTTCTTCCGCAACAACGAGTGGTTCGGCCTGTTCGTCGGCGACACCGAACTCGACGCCGCGGCGATGCTCGAACGCCACGGGGAGGCCATCCAGTCGTACATGGAAGACCCCGAGATAGACCGCGAGGAGGTCGAGAAGTTCATCGACGCCGCACTCTGTCTCGAAGACACCATCGACCAACACCGAACCCTCGCCGACGCCCTCGATGGCCGTGACCGCGTCCAACCCGAGGACCTCCGAAAGCGTCTCGAAGAGATGGACATCTCCGCCGACGTGCGCAAGCAGGTGTTCGACGAAGAGTGGTTAGACGACTTCGCCGAAGCCGAGGCCGAAGCCGCGAAACTCGACCAACCGCGGAAAGACGTGTTGGCGTTCGTCCGCGAACACGGCATGCGCTACGACGAGGAGGAGGGCAGAGCCGTCGAGATGGAACCGTGGCAGAAGGACGTCTTGGACATGCTTCGGACGGAGGCGTACTACTTCGCCGCCCAGAAGATGACGAAAGTGATGAACGAGGGGTGGGCCGCCTACTGGGAGTCGCTCATGATGGGCGAAGAGCAGTTCGCGGGCACGGACGAGTTCATCACGTACGCGGACCACCAAGCCCGCGTCCTCGGGTCGCCCGGACTCAACCCCTACAAACTGGGCAAGGAACTCTGGGAGTACGTCGAGAACACGACGAACCGCGCCGAAGTCGCGGACAAACTCCTGCGCGTGAAGGGCGTCACGTGGCGGAACTTCCACGAGGTCATCGACTTCGAGGAGGTGAGCGAACGCATCCAACCGGACCCGGCGATAGACGCCGTCCGCGCGGAGACGCTCGACGACCTCGCCGCCTTCGACGAGGACGACCCGCGCATCGACTGGGAGACGCTCGACGCCGCCCGTTCGGGCGCGGACGTGGACGTAGACCGGTATCCGTGGAAGGTCCTCACCTACGAGGGTCTCGCGGAACGGCACTTCTCGCTCGTCAAACCGCAGAACCGCGGCTTCCTCCGGCGCATCCGCCGGTCGGAACTCGAACAGCTCTCGCGGTACATGTTCGACGACGAACAGTACGACACCGTCGAAGCGGCACTCGCGGACGTGGACTACGCGGCGGGCTGGGACCGGATGCGCGAGATTCGCGAGAGCCACAACGACGTGACGTTCCTCGACGCGTTCTTGACTCAAGAGTTCGTCACGGACAACAACTACTTCACCTACGAGTTCACTCGGTCGACGGACCAGTTCCGCGTCGCGAGCGTCGACTACCAGGACGTAAAGAAGAAACTGCTGTTGCAGTTCACGAACTTCGGAAAGCCGACGATAGCCGTCTACGACGGCAACTTCCGCAATCGAAACGAACTGCTGTTGGGTCACCAGTACAACGGCATCATGCTGGACGCGGAGGAGGCGAAAGGCGTGCTCGAACGTCTCTACGACATCTGGGGCCGACCGGTCAACCTCATGACTATCGTAAAGGAGTTCGACGAACACGAGGTGGAAGTCGCCCGTCGCCGCAACCGCGAACCCGTCCCGACGGAAGTCGGTAAACGAATCCGCTACGACGGGGCGGCGTTCGAGACGTACGACTTGGACCCGGAACTCGAAGAGCGCATCCAAGCGACCGATATCGACTACGACACGAAACCCGACGAGTGGCTGTCGTAG
- a CDS encoding DUF7344 domain-containing protein: protein MSAGGVESRGATDDGDGETLGEAEIHDVLRNDRRRLVIERLREESGEESVADLAELIASIESGESPPPRNVRQSVYVSLHQTHLPKLDDLGIVTYDDDEKRVAIAEGAEEVAVYMEVVPKYGISWAEYYLGLGVLGLLSVLGNGVGVPTLSALDPTYVAAAFLALVVLSAAYQLLEQRSSLLHRLRE, encoded by the coding sequence ATGTCTGCGGGTGGGGTCGAGTCGCGGGGGGCGACCGACGACGGAGACGGCGAGACGTTGGGTGAAGCGGAGATACACGACGTTCTCAGAAACGACAGGCGCAGACTCGTCATCGAACGCCTGCGCGAGGAGAGCGGCGAGGAGTCCGTCGCCGACTTAGCCGAGTTGATAGCGAGCATCGAGTCCGGCGAGTCGCCGCCGCCGCGCAACGTCCGACAGAGCGTCTACGTCTCGCTTCACCAGACGCACCTCCCGAAACTCGACGATTTGGGAATCGTGACGTACGACGACGACGAGAAGCGAGTCGCCATCGCGGAGGGGGCCGAAGAAGTCGCAGTGTACATGGAAGTCGTCCCGAAGTACGGCATCTCGTGGGCCGAGTACTACCTCGGACTCGGCGTTCTCGGCCTGCTTTCGGTGCTCGGAAACGGCGTCGGCGTTCCGACGCTCTCGGCTCTCGACCCGACGTACGTCGCCGCGGCATTCCTCGCTCTCGTCGTTCTCTCGGCGGCGTACCAACTGCTGGAGCAACGGAGTTCGCTCCTCCACAGACTGCGGGAGTGA
- a CDS encoding disulfide bond formation protein B, with the protein MSTRRTRVVLAAATAVAAVATAGSLYFSLGLGLVPCDLCWYQRILMYPLVVVLGVAAVERRRTVFWTVLPLSALGVVVSSYHVYLQVAPGGGTCSLGGGCASIQYAMLGGLLTIPRLSLLAFLLITGLAATLALTREDAWAANARRSIS; encoded by the coding sequence ATGTCCACTCGCCGGACGCGGGTCGTTCTCGCCGCCGCGACGGCAGTCGCTGCGGTCGCCACCGCCGGAAGCCTCTACTTCAGTCTCGGACTCGGATTGGTGCCGTGTGACCTCTGTTGGTACCAGCGGATTCTGATGTACCCCCTCGTGGTCGTCCTCGGCGTCGCCGCCGTCGAACGGCGCAGGACGGTGTTTTGGACCGTCCTTCCGCTGTCGGCACTCGGCGTCGTCGTCTCGTCGTATCACGTCTACCTCCAAGTCGCGCCCGGCGGCGGAACGTGTTCGCTCGGCGGCGGATGCGCGTCGATTCAGTACGCGATGCTCGGCGGACTGCTCACGATTCCGCGCCTGTCACTTCTGGCGTTCCTCCTGATAACGGGCCTCGCCGCGACGCTGGCGCTTACCAGAGAGGACGCGTGGGCGGCGAACGCCCGGCGAAGTATCTCGTGA
- a CDS encoding DUF7344 domain-containing protein, which translates to MLDTERLFADADRRQRLTKDDIFSVLSNRRRRLVLHHLHRGSGTVSVRELSKQVAAWENGVEMEDLTYKQRKRVYTSLHQTHLPKLDDEGVVVYDRDGGSVNLTDRAAELEPYLQVQSEPVASWPLYYLALSGLSVLVVTFAWTGLFPFPLLSDIAYAALVTGLFAASAVVHAYQTRSATVDADAEPPDSARPSRTRADETAADTGGDE; encoded by the coding sequence GTGTTAGACACCGAGCGACTCTTCGCGGACGCCGACCGAAGACAGCGCCTGACGAAAGACGACATCTTCTCCGTGCTGAGCAATCGCAGGCGTCGTCTGGTCCTCCATCACCTCCACCGGGGGTCGGGAACCGTCTCCGTTCGAGAGCTTTCGAAACAGGTCGCAGCGTGGGAGAACGGCGTCGAGATGGAGGACCTGACGTACAAGCAGCGAAAGCGGGTGTACACGTCGCTCCACCAGACGCACCTCCCGAAACTCGACGACGAGGGCGTCGTCGTCTACGACCGAGACGGGGGGTCGGTGAACCTCACCGACAGAGCCGCCGAGTTAGAACCGTACCTCCAGGTCCAGAGCGAACCGGTGGCGTCGTGGCCTCTCTACTACCTCGCGTTGTCCGGACTGTCCGTGCTCGTCGTCACCTTCGCGTGGACCGGACTTTTTCCCTTCCCGTTGCTTTCCGACATCGCCTACGCTGCTCTCGTGACGGGCCTCTTTGCCGCGTCGGCGGTGGTTCACGCGTACCAGACTCGCTCTGCGACCGTCGACGCCGACGCCGAACCGCCCGACTCCGCCCGGCCCAGTCGGACCCGAGCCGACGAGACTGCCGCCGACACCGGCGGCGACGAGTGA